In Bradyrhizobium lablabi, one DNA window encodes the following:
- the mmsB gene encoding 3-hydroxyisobutyrate dehydrogenase has protein sequence MANIAFIGLGNMGGPMAANLVKAGHKVTAFDLVAASRDQAKADGAGIADSAVGSVKGADVVVTMLPAGKHVLSVWTDIIPSMTKGRLIIDCSTIDVESAKAAHALAAKHGVNSIDAPVSGGTGGAKGATLTFMCGGDDKAFAAAKPVLENMGKKIVHCGGAGAGQAAKICNNMILGISMIAVSEAFALAEKLGLSHKALFDVASTSSGQCWSLTSYCPVPGPVPTSPANNDYKPGFASALMVKDLTLAQDAAQAAGAATPLGKHAQEIYKAFDAAGNGGVDFSGIIRHVRGLAGR, from the coding sequence ATGGCAAACATCGCTTTCATCGGGCTCGGCAATATGGGCGGGCCGATGGCGGCCAATCTGGTCAAGGCCGGCCACAAGGTGACCGCGTTCGATCTGGTGGCGGCTTCGCGCGATCAGGCCAAGGCGGATGGTGCGGGGATCGCCGACAGTGCGGTCGGCTCGGTCAAGGGCGCTGATGTCGTCGTCACCATGCTGCCCGCCGGCAAGCACGTGTTGTCGGTGTGGACCGACATCATTCCGTCGATGACCAAGGGGAGGCTGATCATCGATTGCTCGACCATCGATGTCGAAAGCGCGAAAGCGGCGCACGCGCTGGCGGCGAAGCACGGGGTCAACTCGATCGATGCGCCGGTGTCCGGCGGCACCGGCGGCGCCAAGGGTGCGACGCTGACGTTCATGTGCGGTGGCGACGACAAGGCGTTCGCGGCGGCAAAGCCGGTGCTGGAAAACATGGGCAAGAAGATTGTGCATTGCGGCGGCGCCGGCGCGGGGCAGGCGGCGAAAATCTGCAACAACATGATCTTGGGCATCTCGATGATCGCGGTCAGCGAGGCCTTTGCGCTCGCCGAAAAACTCGGGCTGTCGCACAAGGCATTGTTCGACGTCGCCTCGACCTCGTCGGGCCAATGCTGGTCGCTGACATCTTATTGTCCGGTGCCGGGCCCGGTGCCGACCTCGCCCGCGAATAATGATTACAAGCCCGGCTTTGCATCGGCGCTGATGGTCAAGGACCTCACGCTGGCGCAGGATGCGGCGCAGGCCGCAGGGGCTGCGACGCCGCTGGGCAAGCATGCGCAGGAGATTTACAAGGCGTTCGACGCGGCAGGAAATGGCGGGGTGGATTTTTCGGGCATCATCCGGCACGTCCGCGGCCTCGCCGGAAGATGA
- a CDS encoding enoyl-CoA hydratase/isomerase family protein has translation MNAPLSEPDLIARREGAVGVIRLNRPKAINAVTLEMFRDIEKALDQFEADPAVGLILLEGAGERGLCAGGDIRSLYESSKVNGDLGKILWREEYILNARIAKFAKPYVAFMDGIVMGGGVGLSAHGRHRVVTEKTKLAMPEVGLGFFPDVGGTFLLSRAPGEIGTYFGLTGQTMNGPDAIHARFADAVVPSGKLAALRETLINLRAGANSADVKAAIEAFATGETSGPVAANQPQIDRWFAYDQMQDIVAALRRDGSELAQATLKTLGEKSPRGMVVTLKLLRLARTSSSLEECLVREYRAALEVFRSDDFREGVRAAVIDKDRNPRWSPPAVEGVTPEMLAPYFAEIGADELKFDPTK, from the coding sequence ATGAACGCGCCGCTCAGCGAACCCGATCTGATCGCGCGGCGCGAGGGCGCGGTGGGCGTCATCCGTCTCAACCGGCCGAAAGCGATCAATGCGGTCACGCTCGAGATGTTTCGCGACATCGAGAAGGCGCTCGACCAGTTCGAGGCTGATCCCGCGGTCGGCCTGATCCTGCTGGAAGGCGCCGGCGAGCGTGGCCTGTGCGCCGGCGGCGACATCCGGTCGCTGTATGAGAGTTCGAAGGTCAACGGCGACCTCGGCAAGATCCTGTGGCGCGAGGAGTACATTCTCAACGCCCGCATCGCCAAGTTCGCAAAACCCTATGTGGCCTTTATGGACGGCATCGTGATGGGTGGCGGCGTCGGGCTTTCGGCGCATGGCCGCCATCGGGTGGTGACGGAAAAGACAAAACTCGCAATGCCGGAAGTCGGGCTCGGCTTCTTTCCCGATGTCGGCGGCACCTTTTTGCTGTCGCGCGCGCCCGGTGAGATCGGCACGTATTTTGGATTGACCGGCCAGACCATGAACGGTCCCGACGCGATCCATGCGCGCTTTGCGGACGCGGTCGTGCCCTCCGGCAAGCTTGCCGCCTTGCGCGAGACGCTCATCAACCTTCGCGCGGGTGCAAATTCCGCGGACGTAAAAGCCGCGATCGAAGCCTTCGCGACCGGTGAGACATCGGGACCCGTGGCCGCCAACCAGCCGCAAATCGACCGCTGGTTTGCCTACGACCAGATGCAGGATATCGTCGCGGCGCTGCGCCGGGATGGTTCAGAGTTGGCGCAGGCAACCCTGAAGACCCTGGGTGAAAAATCGCCGCGCGGCATGGTGGTCACCTTAAAACTGCTGCGGCTAGCGCGCACCTCGTCCTCGCTGGAAGAGTGCCTGGTGCGGGAATATCGTGCGGCGCTGGAAGTTTTTCGAAGCGACGATTTTCGCGAAGGCGTGCGCGCGGCGGTCATCGACAAGGACCGCAATCCCCGGTGGTCGCCGCCCGCCGTCGAGGGCGTGACGCCGGAGATGCTGGCGCCATACTTCGCGGAGATCGGCGCCGACGAACTGAAATTCGACCCAACAAAATAG
- a CDS encoding isobutyryl-CoA dehydrogenase, with amino-acid sequence MQFALNEDQIAVRDMAREFAAEKIAPHAIRWDEEKHFPVDVMREAAKLGIGGIYIRDDVGGSALTRFDAALIFEALALGCPTVSAFISIHNMASWMIDAFGNDSQRKKFLPKLCTMELLASYCLTEPGSGSDAAALRTRAVRDGDHYVLNGQKQFISGAGKGDLYVVMVRTGADGPGGISTLVVEGDTPGLSFGANERKMGWNAQPTRAVIFENARVPVANRLGEEGIGFKIAMAGLDGGRINIAACSLGGAQSALDKSLAYMKERKAFGKRLDEFQALQFRIADMATELEAARTFVWRAAAALDRKDADATMLCAMAKRFGTDVGFEVANQALQLHGGYGYLSEYGIEKIVRDLRVHQILEGTNEIMRLIVSRKLIESAR; translated from the coding sequence ATGCAATTCGCTCTCAACGAGGACCAGATTGCGGTTCGCGACATGGCGCGGGAATTTGCCGCGGAGAAAATCGCGCCGCACGCGATCCGCTGGGACGAGGAAAAACATTTTCCGGTCGATGTGATGCGCGAGGCGGCAAAACTCGGCATCGGCGGCATCTATATCCGCGACGATGTCGGCGGCTCCGCGCTGACGCGGTTTGACGCGGCGCTGATCTTCGAGGCCTTGGCGCTGGGCTGTCCGACGGTGTCGGCCTTTATCTCGATCCACAACATGGCCTCGTGGATGATCGATGCCTTCGGCAACGACAGCCAGCGCAAAAAATTCCTGCCAAAGCTCTGCACCATGGAATTATTGGCAAGCTATTGCCTGACCGAGCCTGGCTCCGGATCGGATGCGGCGGCGCTGCGCACCCGTGCGGTCCGCGACGGCGACCATTACGTCCTCAACGGCCAAAAGCAGTTCATCTCCGGTGCCGGCAAGGGCGATCTCTATGTCGTGATGGTGCGGACCGGCGCCGACGGCCCCGGCGGCATCTCGACGCTCGTGGTGGAGGGCGACACGCCCGGACTCTCGTTCGGCGCCAATGAACGCAAGATGGGCTGGAACGCGCAGCCGACCCGCGCGGTGATCTTTGAGAATGCGCGCGTGCCGGTCGCCAATCGTTTGGGCGAGGAGGGCATCGGCTTCAAGATCGCGATGGCCGGCCTCGACGGCGGCCGCATCAATATCGCGGCCTGTTCGCTCGGCGGCGCGCAATCAGCGCTGGACAAGTCGCTCGCCTATATGAAGGAGAGAAAAGCCTTCGGAAAACGCCTCGACGAATTCCAGGCGTTGCAGTTCCGCATTGCCGACATGGCAACGGAACTGGAGGCGGCGCGGACGTTCGTCTGGCGCGCGGCCGCCGCGCTCGACCGCAAGGATGCGGATGCGACGATGCTGTGCGCGATGGCCAAACGCTTCGGGACCGATGTCGGGTTTGAGGTCGCCAACCAGGCGCTGCAACTGCACGGCGGTTACGGTTACCTCAGTGAATACGGCATCGAAAAGATCGTGCGTGATCTCCGCGTGCACCAGATCCTCGAAGGCACCAACGAGATCATGCGATTGATCGTTTCGCGCAAATTGATCGAGAGCGCCCGATGA
- a CDS encoding CoA-acylating methylmalonate-semialdehyde dehydrogenase — MRTIGHFIGGREVKGTSGRFADVFEPMTGDVQAQVALASKAELRAAVENAKAAQPEWGATNPQRRARVMMKFLELAQRDYDKLADLLAREHGKTVPDAKGDIQRGLEVVEFACGIPHLLKGEYTEGAGPGIDIYSLRQPLGVVAGITPFNFPAMIPMWKFAPAIACGNAFVLKPSERDPGVPMELAKLMIEAGLPPGILNVVNGDKEAVDAILDDPDIRAVGFVGSSPIAQYIYERAAASGKRAQCFGGAKNHAIVMPDADMDQTVDALIGAGYGSAGERCMAISVAVPVGKTTADRLMEKLIPRVESLKIGTSIDPSADYGPLVTRDALNRVKNYVDIGIKEGATLAVDGRSFKMQGYENGFYMGGCLFDNVTKDMRIYKEEIFGPVLSVVRAHDYKEALSLPSDHDYGNGVAIFTRDGDAARDFAAKVNVGMVGINVPIPVPIAYYTFGGWKKSGFGDLNQHGPDSIRFYTKTKTVTARWPSGVKEGAEFSIPTMN; from the coding sequence ATGCGCACAATCGGACATTTTATCGGTGGCCGCGAGGTCAAGGGCACCTCGGGACGGTTCGCGGACGTGTTTGAGCCGATGACCGGCGACGTCCAGGCCCAGGTGGCGCTGGCTTCCAAGGCCGAACTTCGCGCCGCGGTCGAAAACGCGAAGGCCGCTCAGCCGGAGTGGGGCGCCACCAATCCGCAGCGCCGGGCGCGGGTGATGATGAAATTCCTCGAACTGGCGCAGCGCGACTACGACAAGCTCGCCGATCTCCTGGCGCGCGAGCATGGCAAGACGGTTCCCGACGCCAAAGGCGACATTCAGCGCGGCCTGGAAGTGGTCGAATTCGCCTGCGGCATTCCGCATCTGCTGAAGGGCGAATATACCGAAGGCGCTGGCCCTGGCATCGACATCTATTCGCTGCGGCAACCTCTCGGCGTCGTCGCCGGCATCACCCCGTTCAATTTCCCGGCGATGATCCCGATGTGGAAATTCGCGCCCGCGATCGCCTGCGGCAACGCGTTCGTCTTAAAACCGTCGGAGCGCGATCCGGGCGTCCCGATGGAACTCGCAAAACTGATGATCGAGGCCGGCCTGCCGCCCGGCATTCTCAACGTCGTCAACGGCGACAAGGAAGCGGTCGACGCCATCCTCGACGACCCGGATATCCGCGCCGTCGGCTTCGTCGGCTCTTCGCCGATCGCGCAATATATCTATGAGCGCGCCGCGGCATCCGGAAAACGCGCGCAATGCTTTGGCGGCGCCAAGAACCACGCCATCGTGATGCCGGACGCCGATATGGACCAGACCGTCGATGCCCTGATCGGCGCCGGCTACGGCTCGGCCGGCGAGCGCTGCATGGCGATCTCGGTCGCGGTCCCCGTCGGCAAGACCACCGCCGACCGGCTGATGGAGAAGCTAATTCCCCGTGTGGAGAGCTTGAAGATCGGCACCTCGATCGATCCTTCCGCCGACTACGGTCCGCTGGTGACGCGGGATGCGCTCAACCGTGTCAAGAACTACGTCGATATCGGCATCAAGGAAGGCGCAACGCTTGCGGTCGACGGCCGTAGCTTCAAGATGCAGGGCTACGAGAACGGCTTTTATATGGGTGGGTGCCTGTTCGACAACGTGACAAAGGACATGCGCATCTACAAGGAAGAGATCTTTGGTCCGGTGCTGTCAGTGGTGCGCGCGCACGACTACAAGGAGGCGCTGAGCCTGCCGTCGGATCATGATTACGGCAATGGGGTCGCAATCTTCACCCGCGACGGCGACGCCGCAAGGGACTTCGCCGCCAAGGTCAATGTCGGCATGGTCGGCATCAACGTGCCGATCCCGGTGCCGATCGCCTATTACACGTTTGGCGGCTGGAAGAAATCCGGTTTCGGCGATCTCAACCAGCACGGGCCGGATTCGATCCGCTTCTACACCAAGACCAAGACGGTAACCGCGCGCTGGCCCTCGGGCGTCAAGGAAGGCGCGGAGTTTTCGATCCCGACCATGAATTGA
- a CDS encoding TetR/AcrR family transcriptional regulator: MRYSREHKLETHARIVKKASVRLREKGAHGIGVADLMKDAGLTHGGFYAHFDSREALVVEAFAYAMDRGREHWRKLAEQVPPNKRFAMIVDAYLTPVHRDDPGHGCAVPTLGAEIARESPKTRKAFAAKLEQMVDMFADQIPDVPRKAARRQAMAAVATMMGTIVLARIAGNGELSDEILGAGREAALNRAASRRRPAKKPVARQFSAKQSSAKQSSAKRATAPARH; this comes from the coding sequence ATGCGCTACTCCAGGGAACACAAGCTCGAAACCCACGCGCGGATCGTGAAGAAAGCCTCGGTGCGGCTTCGCGAAAAGGGTGCGCACGGCATCGGCGTTGCCGACCTGATGAAGGACGCCGGCCTCACCCATGGCGGCTTCTATGCTCATTTCGATTCGCGGGAAGCGCTGGTGGTCGAGGCGTTTGCCTATGCGATGGATCGAGGCCGGGAGCACTGGCGCAAGCTCGCCGAACAGGTGCCGCCGAACAAGCGGTTCGCGATGATCGTGGACGCCTACCTGACGCCGGTCCACCGCGACGATCCCGGCCACGGCTGCGCTGTCCCGACGCTGGGCGCCGAAATCGCCCGCGAGAGCCCGAAAACCCGGAAAGCCTTCGCGGCCAAGCTCGAACAGATGGTCGATATGTTCGCCGACCAGATTCCCGATGTTCCGCGCAAGGCCGCGCGCAGGCAGGCGATGGCTGCGGTTGCGACTATGATGGGTACGATCGTGCTGGCCCGTATCGCCGGCAATGGCGAGCTTTCGGACGAGATTCTCGGCGCCGGGCGCGAGGCCGCGCTCAACCGTGCCGCGTCCCGGAGGCGGCCGGCCAAGAAACCCGTGGCAAGGCAATTTTCGGCCAAGCAATCCTCAGCCAAGCAATCCTCAGCCAAGAGAGCCACTGCGCCAGCGCGGCACTGA
- a CDS encoding enoyl-CoA hydratase: protein MQTLNPHCGVDRDPRGVVRLTITNAGSLNILGSAVINAVREGLELLAKDRQIRVLILAGQSEKSMIGGADIKEMAKLDQGSAEKFITGLRDLCEAVRAFPGPVIARMPGWCLGGGLEVAAACDFRIAAHDAKFGMPEVRVGIPSVIHAALLPRLVGWGRARWLVMTAENIDAPTALAWGLVDVVAAEGGLDAAVEKTVAALLECGPEALRSQKALLRQWEELPLKESVDLSIGVFGKSFLNEEPHRLMRAFVERKR from the coding sequence ATGCAAACGCTCAATCCTCATTGCGGCGTCGATCGCGACCCGCGCGGCGTCGTCCGCCTGACGATCACGAACGCCGGTTCGCTCAATATTCTGGGATCGGCCGTGATCAACGCCGTCCGCGAGGGCCTGGAGCTTCTCGCCAAAGACCGGCAGATTCGCGTGCTGATTCTCGCCGGCCAGAGCGAGAAGAGCATGATCGGCGGCGCCGACATCAAGGAAATGGCAAAACTCGATCAGGGTTCCGCGGAGAAGTTCATCACGGGTTTGCGCGACCTCTGCGAGGCGGTGCGGGCGTTTCCCGGACCGGTGATCGCGCGGATGCCGGGCTGGTGCCTCGGCGGCGGCCTCGAGGTCGCAGCCGCCTGCGACTTCCGGATTGCCGCGCACGACGCCAAATTCGGCATGCCCGAGGTCAGGGTCGGGATCCCCAGCGTGATCCATGCCGCGCTGCTGCCGCGGTTGGTCGGCTGGGGCCGCGCCCGCTGGCTGGTGATGACGGCCGAGAATATCGACGCGCCGACCGCGCTGGCCTGGGGATTGGTCGACGTGGTGGCGGCGGAAGGCGGGCTCGATGCCGCGGTCGAAAAGACCGTCGCGGCGCTACTGGAATGCGGCCCCGAGGCGCTGCGTTCGCAGAAGGCGCTGCTGCGGCAATGGGAAGAACTGCCGCTGAAGGAATCCGTCGATCTCAGCATCGGCGTGTTCGGAAAATCGTTCCTGAACGAGGAGCCGCACCGGCTGATGCGGGCCTTTGTCGAGCGGAAGCGGTAG
- a CDS encoding acetyl-CoA C-acyltransferase, which translates to MAAASDPVVIVSAARTPLGRFMGDLSPFSAHKLGSHVIGAALERAKLAPERIDEVFMGNVLPAGQGQAPARQAARGAKLPDATGATTINKVCGSGMKATMLAHDIINAGSAEIVVSGGMESMTNAPYLLAKARSGYRAGHDRIIDHMVMDGLEDAYEVGRSMGDFGEATAEAYQFTRADQDAYAMETLTRARKAVEGGAFKAEIVPLTVTEKAGPRTIGSDEIPLKVDPAKIPGLKPAFRPNGTITPAASSANADGAAALILTKRSLADREGLPTLAVIKGHATHSQEPQWFTTAPIPAIRKLLDKVGWSVGDVDLFEINEAFAVVAMAAQRDLGIPRDKLNINGGACALGHPIGATGARLIVTLLHAMEAQNLKRGVAALCIGGGEATAVAVERISH; encoded by the coding sequence ATGGCCGCCGCTTCCGATCCCGTCGTCATCGTTTCCGCCGCCCGCACGCCGCTCGGCCGGTTCATGGGCGATCTCTCGCCGTTTTCCGCGCATAAACTCGGTTCCCATGTGATCGGCGCCGCGCTCGAGCGGGCAAAGCTTGCGCCGGAGCGGATCGACGAAGTGTTCATGGGCAACGTGCTGCCCGCAGGCCAGGGCCAGGCCCCGGCGCGGCAGGCCGCGCGTGGCGCCAAATTGCCGGACGCCACGGGAGCTACCACCATCAACAAGGTCTGCGGCTCCGGCATGAAGGCCACCATGCTGGCGCATGACATCATCAATGCCGGCTCCGCCGAGATTGTCGTGTCCGGCGGTATGGAGAGCATGACCAACGCGCCCTATCTTTTGGCGAAAGCGCGAAGCGGCTATCGCGCCGGGCATGACCGGATCATCGACCACATGGTGATGGACGGGCTGGAAGACGCCTATGAGGTCGGCCGCTCGATGGGCGATTTCGGCGAAGCGACCGCGGAAGCCTATCAGTTCACCCGCGCCGACCAGGACGCTTACGCCATGGAAACGCTGACCCGCGCGCGCAAGGCGGTGGAGGGCGGCGCGTTCAAGGCCGAAATCGTGCCGTTGACGGTGACCGAAAAGGCCGGTCCGCGGACCATCGGCAGCGACGAGATTCCCCTAAAAGTCGATCCCGCGAAGATTCCGGGATTGAAACCGGCGTTCCGCCCCAACGGTACAATCACGCCGGCCGCCTCCTCGGCCAATGCCGACGGCGCAGCGGCGCTGATTCTCACAAAACGATCGCTCGCCGATCGCGAGGGGTTGCCGACGCTGGCCGTGATCAAGGGTCACGCCACCCACAGCCAGGAACCGCAATGGTTCACCACCGCGCCGATCCCGGCCATTCGAAAGCTGCTGGACAAGGTCGGCTGGAGCGTCGGCGATGTCGATCTGTTCGAGATCAACGAGGCGTTCGCGGTGGTGGCGATGGCGGCGCAGCGCGACCTCGGAATCCCCAGAGACAAACTGAACATCAATGGCGGCGCCTGCGCGCTCGGCCATCCCATCGGCGCGACGGGAGCACGCCTGATCGTGACGCTGCTGCATGCGATGGAAGCGCAGAATTTGAAGCGCGGCGTCGCCGCGCTCTGCATCGGCGGCGGCGAGGCCACCGCGGTTGCGGTGGAGCGCATCTCGCACTAG
- a CDS encoding MFS transporter: MISNWLSAALARRNIHYGWVMVGVTFFTALISAGTVGAPGVFIVPLQHEFGWTTAEISSALSIRFILFGLMAPFAAALLNRYGLRNVTLAALLVVVSGLVASLAMTKVWHLMLLWGVVIGIGTGMTALVLGATIATRWFVARRGLVVGILTASVATGQLVFLPLLATLTDRYGWRIALGLVCLMLGVAAFAVLMIMRDRPSDLGLRPFGDKGTEPLPAPPPNNAPIMAAALGTLRDASKSQVFWILFATFFICGASTNGLVQVHLIPMCLDFGIPQVQAASLLAAMGIFDFFGTIVSGWLSDRYDNRYLLFWYYGLRGLSLLFLPFTNFSFYGLSLFAMFYGLDWIATVPPTVRLTAQRFGPERANLVFGWIFAGHQLGAATAAFGAGLSRTLLASYLPAFFAAGALCIVAALIVLAISRQVKPVTA, from the coding sequence ATGATCTCGAATTGGCTGTCGGCCGCGCTTGCCCGCCGCAATATTCATTACGGCTGGGTGATGGTCGGCGTGACCTTCTTCACCGCGCTGATCTCGGCCGGCACGGTGGGCGCGCCCGGCGTGTTCATCGTGCCGCTGCAACATGAATTCGGCTGGACCACGGCGGAAATTTCCTCCGCGCTGTCGATCCGTTTCATTCTGTTCGGACTGATGGCGCCGTTTGCCGCGGCGCTGCTCAACCGCTACGGCCTGCGCAATGTGACGCTCGCGGCCTTGCTGGTGGTGGTCTCCGGCCTCGTGGCCTCGCTGGCGATGACAAAGGTCTGGCACCTGATGCTGCTGTGGGGCGTGGTGATCGGCATCGGCACCGGCATGACCGCGCTGGTATTGGGCGCAACCATCGCCACGCGCTGGTTCGTGGCGCGGCGCGGATTGGTGGTCGGCATTCTCACCGCCAGCGTCGCGACGGGCCAGCTCGTCTTCCTGCCGCTGCTGGCAACGCTGACGGATCGCTACGGCTGGCGGATCGCGCTGGGACTGGTATGCCTGATGCTGGGCGTCGCGGCATTCGCCGTGCTGATGATCATGCGTGATCGCCCGAGCGACCTCGGTTTGCGGCCGTTCGGCGATAAAGGCACGGAGCCGCTGCCGGCGCCGCCTCCCAACAACGCCCCGATCATGGCGGCGGCACTGGGCACCTTGCGCGACGCCTCGAAGTCACAGGTGTTCTGGATCCTGTTCGCGACTTTCTTCATCTGCGGCGCCTCAACCAACGGCCTGGTCCAGGTGCATCTGATTCCGATGTGCCTCGATTTCGGCATTCCGCAGGTTCAGGCCGCGAGCCTGCTCGCCGCCATGGGCATTTTCGATTTCTTCGGCACCATCGTCTCGGGCTGGCTGTCGGATCGTTACGACAACAGGTATCTGCTGTTCTGGTATTACGGCCTGCGCGGGCTGTCGCTATTGTTCCTGCCCTTCACCAACTTCTCGTTTTATGGGCTGTCACTGTTTGCGATGTTCTACGGCCTCGACTGGATCGCCACCGTGCCGCCGACGGTGCGGCTCACCGCGCAACGCTTCGGGCCCGAGCGCGCCAATCTGGTGTTCGGCTGGATCTTTGCCGGCCACCAGCTCGGCGCAGCCACCGCAGCGTTCGGTGCCGGCCTGTCACGAACCTTGCTTGCGAGCTATCTGCCGGCCTTCTTCGCCGCTGGCGCGTTATGCATCGTTGCCGCGTTGATCGTGCTGGCGATCTCGCGGCAGGTGAAGCCGGTCACAGCGTAA
- a CDS encoding DUF805 domain-containing protein — protein sequence MKFLDLWQGRTGRLPYLAALIISSAAIVVLPFIAGTITMAYAAGMDPAMAIVRALLRPLLLGIGLLVMGGPLVFFARRRLRELGLSGVWLLLFPIGPLQMLFAFGIASASLGVWPLPTTSPVTGLPFWFEMAFGALLAVLPSGDYLEHSPKKILRFAHFATTCEGRLGRQTFLLHLSISLGLILAIVLGQMIIIGVLGIFSPIRGLARPGAQSISISMLAGAAALASALLTGFVMMFVTASTIRRLHDLNQKGWWIILFPFGLPSVLTLTFLANPLMLASLLINPFTALSIVQGLGCLILLIWLLSKRGSDLDNTYGLSVNPPDLSPSSA from the coding sequence ATGAAATTCTTGGATCTGTGGCAAGGCCGCACTGGCCGGCTTCCTTATCTCGCCGCGCTTATCATCTCATCCGCAGCGATTGTCGTCCTGCCTTTCATTGCAGGCACGATTACAATGGCCTACGCCGCAGGCATGGACCCCGCGATGGCGATCGTGCGCGCGCTATTGCGTCCGTTACTGCTCGGGATCGGTTTGCTCGTCATGGGCGGACCCCTCGTGTTCTTTGCCCGGCGACGCCTACGTGAACTCGGTCTCTCCGGCGTATGGCTTCTGCTTTTCCCGATCGGCCCGCTCCAGATGCTGTTCGCGTTCGGAATCGCGAGCGCGTCTCTGGGCGTATGGCCATTGCCTACGACCTCGCCCGTCACAGGGCTGCCATTCTGGTTTGAAATGGCGTTCGGAGCATTGTTGGCTGTTCTTCCAAGCGGAGATTACCTTGAGCACAGCCCCAAAAAAATTCTGAGATTTGCGCATTTTGCCACCACCTGCGAAGGCCGGCTCGGCCGCCAAACCTTCCTCCTTCATTTGTCAATCTCCCTTGGGCTGATATTGGCAATCGTCCTTGGCCAGATGATCATCATCGGAGTTCTCGGCATATTTAGTCCGATACGTGGACTCGCTCGGCCTGGTGCACAATCCATATCCATATCGATGCTTGCGGGCGCGGCAGCCTTGGCAAGCGCGCTGCTGACCGGGTTTGTGATGATGTTCGTGACGGCGTCGACCATCAGGCGCCTTCACGATCTAAACCAAAAAGGTTGGTGGATCATCCTGTTCCCGTTCGGCCTGCCGTCAGTGCTCACTCTCACCTTTCTGGCGAACCCGCTGATGCTGGCTTCCCTCCTCATTAATCCGTTTACCGCGCTTTCAATCGTGCAAGGCCTTGGGTGCCTGATCCTGCTTATCTGGCTTCTCTCGAAGCGCGGCAGCGACCTCGACAATACCTATGGGCTATCGGTCAACCCGCCCGATCTCAGTCCTTCCTCGGCCTAA